Part of the Henckelia pumila isolate YLH828 chromosome 2, ASM3356847v2, whole genome shotgun sequence genome is shown below.
TGAACTAGAAATACAAGAGCGCATGAAACAATAACAATATTAAGGGAATTTGATAGTAGGCATATAGAGCTCATTATTTATACAAACTTCATCTTCTTTACATACAGAGGAAATATTAGGTCTCCCCAGTTGCTCAACTTGGAGAAGTGAAACAATCTTGCCCACTCCTCTAGTTTCCTTGCAAGTATACACCCATCCACAACCATACTTTCTTATTTTCTCTACCATAGCAACACATATATTAATCgccattaaaaaattaaaataaacccCGTAAAAAGGAGAAAAACCACATAAGGATAACATTATAAACGGATTAGATTCTCGCATCATTGTCCTTCCCTCGATTGCTCCTGTCTTCAAATCTCGTGGACTTGTACCACTTTGCGCACACAATGTACAACAAAAGATCAGCCGCTGTCAATGCTGCCAATAGGTAATAAAACCTGTCCAAATGCCCCTTGTTCAGGTTTCTAGGAATCCATCCAGGCATTTCATCAGATGCTGAAGTCTTGATAACTATGGTTACAATCAAGCTACTAACGTAATTCCCCAATGATATGGACATCATGCTAAGTGCACTTCCGAAGCTCTTCAATCCATCCGGTGCCTGTCCATTAAAGAACTCTAGCTGCCCCACATACATAAAAACTTCAGATGCTCCTATTAGAACATACTGAGGCACCTGCCAGAATATGCTTAAACTGCTGGAATTTGCACAATTTGGGCAGTCCTTTTGTGAGTATTTGAGCCTGAAATGCTCGACTAATCCAGCTGACAGCATTGCTGCAATGGCTATGACCAAGCCGATCCCCATCCGCTGGAGCTCTGTTAATCCACCTGACTTCCTGTACTTGGACACCAGGGGTTCGATGAGGCGCTTGTTGATAAAAATGAAGGCTGCAACGCTCAGGATGTCAAAGCTGGACATGCTGGCTGGAGGGATGTGGAAGCCTGCCAAAGTTGTTTTCATGGCGGCACCCTGTTCGACGAAAATGGATTGCATTTGAGTGAAGACCACCGAGTACGGGATTGTGCATAGCCAGACCGGGAGGAGTCTTAATATGCATTTCACTTCTTCTACTTGTGTGATGGAGCACAGATCCCAGGGGTTATGGGTGTTGGTTTTCTTTTCTATTGTGTAGTCTCTTTGTGTCATGActgctgctctgtccaagaatcTGCACGAGTAATTACAGAATGATAAGATTTGAGAAGGTGATATATATAATGCTAGAAATTTGAGAGGCTTATAAAACAACACTCACTCGAATCCTTGTGTATGAAGTATCTTTCTGGCTGCATTGTCAGCGATATCGGCATCCTGTACTTCATATAACTCATCATCATTTGATGGCACCTCAATTTTCCATTTTCTTGATGCAGCAACAATCACTTGACAAAATCTTGATAAAGGGTTGCCTTTGGGTACGAAATGTCTGTATCTTGGAGTCCCAATCAGGAACAAAATCAACGCAACCGTAGCAGATCCAGCAGATGCCCAAAACCCTATTTCCCATATCCCCTTATCTTCATAATAACCCAAGATCGTGTTTGAAAATAAGCACCCGAGATTCAGGGCCAAGTAAAAGTAGCTAAAGAACGCCACTTTTGAGTGGCCTTCTTTGGgatgttcttcatcaaattgatCGGCTCCAAACGTTGCGATCGTAGGTTGGTACCCTCCGTTTCCGAGTGCAATGAGGTAAATCGACACATAGAAGAACGAAAGATGGAGCTTAGAATGTGACCCGCACGGTGTTTCTTCGTCGCCACAGCCATTCGGCTTGACCAAGAACAAGTATGATGTCAATGATAAGGAGACCAAACCCTGTCAAGAAACACACATATTTCACTGTGTTTTAGTAAAGGATCTCCAAATTCTGGGAAAAACAATCTTGTCTGAACTTGGCCCATATGATGCTAGTAATTTTCAAGTGTAACAACGAAATTTCTAGATACTTGAACTTACAATCACAAAAATGACTTGGAAAATGGCACAAGTTTTGTATCGTCCCCAGTAGGAATCGGAAAGAAACGCCCCCAAAAGGGAAAATAAGTAAACTGTGCCTGTCCATTTGCTGACATTATTTGCAGCCTCAGCATTGTCTTGGCCCATCACTCTGGTAAGGAACAATACTAGATTGACTCCAACCCCAAAAAATGCAAGGGTGGCAAGGCCTTGATTCACTGAAATAAGCAAAATTAAGTGTAACAATAAGAAACAAAAATCTtccgaaaaaaataaataaatatttacaaTAGTTACAAGTTCAGCCTATATAAAAGCATGGATGCAGTACTTTTGGCTTACCTAGTATAAGAAAGCCAGCATACCACGATCCGGTTCGTGCTCGAATCGCTGGCGTTCCTTTACGGTCAACCGATCCGTCAAGGGTGTATTCTTCTTGTTGCATGATGCTCTTCTCTCCCATTTGATCCTGGTAATGAAGCATTGTGACATTCATCAGAATTTAccaatttgaatatatatataaactaattAATAGGTGGCTAGATTTGTTTTATaacttgacaaacagtactaaaatttgtttaaataattgaatatagTTTGGATGAAAACCAGAGTTGTCATcagaaatcataaaaaaatttaaaaaaaaaataaaaagggaTAGAAGGATACAAACAAGCTAATGCTCACAGATGACATGTGAAGCTGGAATTACTCATGGATATATTATCTTTTTCCACATATTAAGGAAGcgaaattcaacttgaacttcCTTCTTCTTAGAGTATTTTAGAAGAAAACTGTCTACAATTCTTGCATTCTTCTTATTTTCCGAAATCGGACGAGATACTCGTGTTACGAAAATAGGATTAATTCTGTGACACATCTCATATATGTAAATTATATATACGTGATAACATGTTCCATATACATACTAAATCTTATTGTTATCCACGATAACCAGTTAAAATAAACCATGTGTGACACGCTCGCTCGAGATGGTGTATCTAACATGCACCCGCTTGAAGGCGAAAACTTATTATTTTTGTCTGATATATGCGTGTGCATGTGTCCGTGAAAAATTATTAGAAGAAAGGGAGCTAGGGCAATCGCCACGTTACCCCTCCCACCAAGAGTTCAACTTTCTTGCAACTCCGGGAGATATACGTTAGCAAAATATATGACATGGGACTATAATAAATAAGATGACAGATTCTTTAATTTCAGCCGAAAACTGGAAagggaagaaaaaaaatatagaattgTACTTGGAAAAAAATGTCAGATATATTTCAATGCACAATTCCATTAACAACAGAAATTCAGCAGTtcgttaattatttttttaggaaaaatgAGACGAAGAGAAATAAGTACATACAGCTAAAGTCGTCTTTAAAATGCTAATTAATTAActtgattaattaataaattaaccACGTCGATTGAGGCTTCAAAATATATAATCAAAACAAGAGATTATATATAGTTCTTGGCTACGGCTCATAATGACAACAACTTATTTACTGATAATCACGAAGGATTATCGATACGAACGATTAATTATCAACACAGAATCCGAGATGATGATATATATGATATCACGGTATCAACTGTAAATAAAACTGCGCATGATACGCATATCAAAGCGCAATACTATAAATTATCGACCAAATTTGGCACTTGCTAGTTAGTTCtaacgagaaaaaaaaaaaaaagagcgtATAGCTATCGTAAAAGCAAGCACTAACCGATTATTAGCTGCAAGCTAAAGTTAAACTCAGCTGTAAGAAAGTTGGGAAGATGGGGGTTTGGTATATGGGGAGAGAAGAAATGTGTGAGTTTTGATGGGAGTTGTGTAGTTCGGAAGAAGAAGATATATGGTGGTGTATTTATAGCGAGGGATTTCGTAAGGGGAAGCTATGGGGAAGGCCACTACATAATATTATGGAAAACTCCACtcccattttttttaaacaatatatatattaaaaacatGTGAATAGtgataaatatgaattttggaTATTTTAATCACACACTGATTTCATAGTGAAATGTCATCATATTTAATGTGGTCGTGAATTTCAAGAATGTCGTATgcaggaaaaaaaattaattttatttgggaatggtgttttaatttatttttttttaaacaatcttcttttgataaatttaatatttttaaaaatgggATATTTTCAATAAAAAGGCTCTTGTGGAAAATATGTATTGTCCATAATAAGGTTATAATCAGCACTTTTTGCGTAAAAtatcttaaataaatttaaggaAAATTAGTATTTATGTCTTATAAACTTACTCTCGGCGATTTTAAGTTATCTATATTTTAGTACCATTTTTTTTGGCAACTTTAATCTCTATTTTTTTCATTATGTAATACTGATATGTGTAATGCATTATCATtgcttctaattttttttaaaaaaaaaaaaacttaaatgaCCAAAAATTGGGAAAATGATCACTGTGGAGAGGGAAACAACATTGGTGATGTGTATTAATATAGAcatgatttaaaatatttcatatgtgtaattaattaaataaattactaTTTAATCATGTGATATGAATTAGAGAAGGCTATTTTAATAATTCACAGCATTCTATGTTGTTTCTCCCTCCACAGCAGAGGTTCCGGATCCCAAAAATTGCAATATATTGGTCTACTAATGGCATTTGATATACATAAcgaaaatcattttaaaaaacaaacaaaaaacatATATGACTAAAATCACATATTTTTCTAACACAAAATTCATGTAAGACGTCTCACgtgttaattttgtgagacaaatTTTCTAGTTGAATCacccataaaaaatattattttttaatgtaaaaaataataaataaaaatcaattataCTGTCTCACGAGAGATATTCTTCCTTTAAAATAATAAGTTTTGCGATAACTTCCAGTTTCATCAAAATTTTCTGTCGTTTCATACGAAACTTGCATTTGGAGAGAGATGTATATACATTGCACGCGTACATATAGGAATTTTAACAAGAAGTGGCACTTCTGTAGTACGTCGCACATTTTCTTTTCGATAAACcccaaatttgaatttatttttttaaaaaatatatttaatatatttttttttagtgaATTGGAGGTGAGATATAATATAATAAGTCTATACCACATCACTATTTGTAGCAATATATATATCTGTGTTTTGGCCATATCCTTATCTCCAAGTCTTTTATATATATGCTATGTCATACAAAATGaaataacaacaaaaattaattaactttGACAATTCCAATAATAAGAATGGGAAAATAGATTTGATAATATTTTAACCGACGGCTTCGACTCGACTCGTTTACAACCGTAAACGAATAGAAGAAGGAGCAAGAGAAGCGTGATTTGGTTGAATTGATGGAGTATATGGATTGATAACTAAGTGGGCAATGTCGTTTTCATATAACCAAACTTGTTGGGATGAAGCTGTATTCACTTTCAGGAAAGCTGTATCGATGCTGACACACTAGTTTGAAACGTAAGTGTTCTTTTTTACAATACTAAAATAAGCACAGCTTTTATTGGCTCcactttaataatttatttaattaaattaattaataatttggtGGGTCTATGCGGGAAAAAAAGGCACGACGTAAAATCCATTCACAggagaaattatttttatttttgtaaaaaagaataaaaaatatatggtTGTGTCTTTTAAAATAAAGTTATTTACTTTTTTCGAGTACAAAATTATTGAATATTGACTATGTATTTTTTTGGTATTATTATGAAGATTTATATTCAGTTTGGCATGCAATTTATTTcttaaatgaaatttataaaatgtcttaaaatattttttataagttAAGTATATATgttgttaaaaaatttaatgagacccaaatttatcttgaatattttttcattattttgatACACACAAGCAAAGACGGGTCAATGGGGTTAGTGGTTACACTCGTCACCCTTCAATAtctttttttaaatgatttatacATCTTTCCTTCATctaataaaaaatcattttcgcTCCTCTTAATTGAAATTTTTAGTTTTGTCCTTGCACAGAAGAGTATTTATATGtgagttataaataatatttgataattaaatatCTGAAAGTAATTTTGATAGACATTATGCTATCCGACTTACAATGCTCTCCCACAATCACTCCTTCAATGCCAATCATAAGGTCACGATAGTTCGATTATTTTACATCTTTTAAGTAATTAATTTCACCTACGATTCGCCTCGAATTCTAAAGTAATTCGAGTTATATATTTTTCGTTATATGTATCTTTCTATTTACTTACTATTAATTCCAGATTTTAAAACGTCTTTATTAACCAAcatgacctatttatagatattgtAAAAcattttacttttttttctagaattaaaCACAATGTACCCAGTTTTACCCAAATTCAAATAACACAAAACTTTTGTGAGATTGTCTAGtgggttaattttgtgagacatgTGACAAGGTATTATATTTCatgtcaaaattattaattttaactaTTAATTAATATGAATCGAAATTTACCTTGTACATTCTTCTAAGAAAATGAACTTTTTTTTAATCCATGTTTGATGTAAAAAAATGGTCTGAAAATAACATGTGGTGATTTAGGAAACTTTGtaaaaacaataatttcatgagataaataaaaaaaacactaaaattCTTCTAATTAAGATGGTTTTCAGGTAAATTTTATGAGACAGATCTCTTAATTAGATTACTCTGATAAAGCATTACTTTTGATGCCAAAAAATagatatttttgatatataaaaagcaatcaaatatataatttttatagtaTTTtataaatgacaaaaatatgTTGGAACAAAATATAGGTTAAAAATTGAGGTAAAAGAAAAGgctatactttttttttttttttttttaaaaatttattacctTGCGATGTGATGCTTCAGTTCCTATGGTACATTTTGAAGTGCCTGATGCTATCTGTGCAAAGCTTGGATTGGGTTCAAATGGTGTTATATGTATCACTTCATAGTTCGTATAATTGGCTCTAACTTGGCATAAAATTGTACAAAAAGATGGGAAGTGACCTTTCATTTTGCCGATGATACGACATATACCTTAACTATAAAATCGATTACATACAAGGGTCAAATATACTAAATACAATATATTTTATGGTGCGGAGTTGTTCGTTATGTCAATTAAACTTGAGTATATGTAATTAAGGAACTCTATTTAAATTATTGGTCAAAATAGTATCAAATTTTTACGAAATGCACATAGATATATGTGAGCATCCATCATAAGCATCTATATAAACTCGGCTGAGGTGGATTCATGTATTGTACATTCGATAAATAGATTATAAGTAGACATCACTTCAACAAATACTCACATAAATATCTACTATTGGTGCTTATTATATCGATcgaagttatatatatatattaattaaatgagCGTGTGTGAGAAATGGACACCCTTTGAACACTATTTTGGTATATGTTGAATGTCCTCCCAACTTGGATTCGaccatttattttaattttcaaagaACGGTGTCCGGTGATTATGATTGTAAATGCAAGGGGATCTGCATAAGGAATGTGGGATCCGATTGATCCATAAAATTCAATATAATATGATTCAATTTATTGaatgagaatatatatatatatatactttcacAAAAACAGTAagtaaaatctaaatttttgtcgattttttttttaaaaaaatcgatatatatatatatattcacctTCCTCACATCCCACCTGCCCTCAGGTTTGGATGTTCTGTTTTCCCAATTGTTAAATTCTTTTTTGTTTTAACTTTAATCACGTTCACAATTAGGaaagttaaaataaatatatttatatatttattttttatcgtttaccaatattaataaaaagttAAAgttcgaatatatatatatatgcatataatattatattaataaaacatTAAAGTTCGCGAGCAAATTATGAACTATCCTCCAAAATCAGTTCCACTCAACTTCGATATCTtcgaatataaataaaatacttatCGAACTATTTAAAAAAACTAGCGAACCGACATGTATTTACAATTTTCTTATATGTATCATAACTGTTATAGCGACATTTTTGGTTTATTGATTATATTGACAAGATGGGGCACTGACACCAAGTTGGATTCAAGTCAGATGACAGTGCTTTGTTCAACTTAATTCTTTGAGGAGTTTTGGTTTTATTAACCTTATAATGTGACGGCGCATATACGATCTACACAAGCCTTTTTTGGGCCTAAATAGAAGAATATAATGAGGTTACTTTAATGCTCAACTAATTGATCTTTTGGTTACGTCTAATTCTTTCTTTCTACTCCTTATAGCGTTACCTACTATAATCTACTCCTTATAGCTATACTACTATTTATAACAAATTCTTTGGTAAtgcaaaatattaatttgttttCCATTATCGTTTCTCATTATTCAAGTTTTTAGCATTCCATACGATCGACACATGTACGGTTTGAAAAAAAAGCTCGAGTTTGCGAGAAACGTGCTAATTGTAACGATCATATTTTAGAAATCGCATCATATCGCCTAATTAAGGCCAGtgtaaatcaaatatttcatgtCTCCATATGTGTGGGAAGTAAACGGTAAGGTCGATCTTAGCATATATATGAGTATTGTTTATATGTTAGATCCAACAAGTTATATTTTTTTGCAGGCGAGATGTTCATGTACATATATGAACATCTTGTCTACATAAAAAGATGAGTCGTTGGATACCCCATTGGGGTAGTCATCAACCAATTCGAAGAGAACATAAGcacaaatataaatatgtatTAGTACTTTGAGTGTATTCGTCGTGTGCTTAtgtaatatgttttttttataacaaaaaacaaaaaacatatatattgtttgataaaaaaatacaaaaaatcaaatttttgtaaatatatatccaccaaaaataaaaaaataaatgtgaCATTTTCGTAGTTAAATAGCTACCAAAGGGATAAAAAAAACATGAGCAAAATTATACCAACATACCAAAACCTTTTAttctttataatatatatatactagtacttcacatacataaattttttgtgttatttcttttgtttttattatgaaaattttatGAATACACATGATCTTGTGAGGATTATTTTGATCTATATGagtttaacataaaaataattcaaattagAATACAGATTGTGGGAGAAGATATCGGATAATGCAAGTCAAAATTTGAggataattcaaatcaaaattttgagttAAATGCAGTGTAAACAGTGGAAGTTGAAgaatatttatgaaatatttaaacaaaatgtCATCATTATACCAGATCGTTtcataaatatcatttaactttaataataataataatatatagatagTATAGTCTTATGGACATACACGAAGGCCAACTAATTTAATTATACAATATAATTAGAAAATGGACATCGAActcttttattataatattgtatcaaattaaaaagactcgtactaaaattttgaatttttgggtagaataaaattaacaaaaaatttatattaattcatGGTTAAGAACATAATGAGTAGTTTACAGGTCATGAAGCATTGTATCGAAGCAACATCTACTTTTCGCAAAAGGTTTAAAATGGGAATGGATTTATGTCGGAGACAAGACAAGGCAAGAGATCATCCAACGTAACTCGGCCATTCGTCACATTAACTTGCGCACGAATTAAATGTTGATATCCTCAAAAAGTGGTCATGAGATGTTCTAAcaagaaattatattttatttctagTGTTATTTGGGGATGGTTAGAATTTACAATTAGGGAGAAAGTTACAATCTTGTAACTGGTCGAATTAGGGTTTTATTCAGTAATTTAAAAACACTTTTGTTTTGCCTTTGATGATTCGGATAATTTGCTGGTTTGAAATCACTAAATCTAacgaatattatttatttgactTTGATTTTCTCTTACATGAC
Proteins encoded:
- the LOC140880802 gene encoding protein NRT1/ PTR FAMILY 7.3-like isoform X1, encoding MNVTMLHYQDQMGEKSIMQQEEYTLDGSVDRKGTPAIRARTGSWYAGFLILVNQGLATLAFFGVGVNLVLFLTRVMGQDNAEAANNVSKWTGTVYLFSLLGAFLSDSYWGRYKTCAIFQVIFVIGLVSLSLTSYLFLVKPNGCGDEETPCGSHSKLHLSFFYVSIYLIALGNGGYQPTIATFGADQFDEEHPKEGHSKVAFFSYFYLALNLGCLFSNTILGYYEDKGIWEIGFWASAGSATVALILFLIGTPRYRHFVPKGNPLSRFCQVIVAASRKWKIEVPSNDDELYEVQDADIADNAARKILHTQGFEFLDRAAVMTQRDYTIEKKTNTHNPWDLCSITQVEEVKCILRLLPVWLCTIPYSVVFTQMQSIFVEQGAAMKTTLAGFHIPPASMSSFDILSVAAFIFINKRLIEPLVSKYRKSGGLTELQRMGIGLVIAIAAMLSAGLVEHFRLKYSQKDCPNCANSSSLSIFWQVPQYVLIGASEVFMYVGQLEFFNGQAPDGLKSFGSALSMMSISLGNYVSSLIVTIVIKTSASDEMPGWIPRNLNKGHLDRFYYLLAALTAADLLLYIVCAKWYKSTRFEDRSNRGKDNDARI
- the LOC140880802 gene encoding protein NRT1/ PTR FAMILY 7.3-like isoform X2; this encodes MGEKSIMQQEEYTLDGSVDRKGTPAIRARTGSWYAGFLILVNQGLATLAFFGVGVNLVLFLTRVMGQDNAEAANNVSKWTGTVYLFSLLGAFLSDSYWGRYKTCAIFQVIFVIGLVSLSLTSYLFLVKPNGCGDEETPCGSHSKLHLSFFYVSIYLIALGNGGYQPTIATFGADQFDEEHPKEGHSKVAFFSYFYLALNLGCLFSNTILGYYEDKGIWEIGFWASAGSATVALILFLIGTPRYRHFVPKGNPLSRFCQVIVAASRKWKIEVPSNDDELYEVQDADIADNAARKILHTQGFEFLDRAAVMTQRDYTIEKKTNTHNPWDLCSITQVEEVKCILRLLPVWLCTIPYSVVFTQMQSIFVEQGAAMKTTLAGFHIPPASMSSFDILSVAAFIFINKRLIEPLVSKYRKSGGLTELQRMGIGLVIAIAAMLSAGLVEHFRLKYSQKDCPNCANSSSLSIFWQVPQYVLIGASEVFMYVGQLEFFNGQAPDGLKSFGSALSMMSISLGNYVSSLIVTIVIKTSASDEMPGWIPRNLNKGHLDRFYYLLAALTAADLLLYIVCAKWYKSTRFEDRSNRGKDNDARI